In a genomic window of Deferrivibrio essentukiensis:
- the dxs gene encoding 1-deoxy-D-xylulose-5-phosphate synthase — protein MGIIDNIKLPDGIQALGYDELKELAKDVRELIIDVVSKNGGHLAPSLGVVELTIALLKVFKPDFDRIVWDVGHQSYAYKILTDRKDRFHTLRTYKGISGFIKPSESIYDTFGVGHTSTSISAGLGIKTASDLLGKGQRVVAVIGDGAMTAGLAFEGLNNLGQLDKNMIVILNDNEMSISPNVGAFSRHLSKILSGDIYTKFRKDVQKLLENAPLGGQLLHVAKKMEEGLIGFFTPGAIFEELGLRYIGPIDGHNIKDIVSALNNAKKQDGPVLIHVSTKKGKGYKPAEENPDIYHGVSSFNKDDGKPIKFGAKKTFTNVFGDKLVDMALKNNKIVAITAAMADGTGLKKFAEVFPDRFFDVGIAEQHAVTFAAGLAINGLKPYVAIYSTFLQRAYDQIIHDVALQNLPVVFCIDRAGLVGADGPTHHGSFDISYLRCVPNITIMLPKNLFELEKMLELSENINSPVAIRYPRGSAEDIDGYIDAEVELGLPEIVTNTGEIALITAGHTFSEGFKAKKLLKEKGVDISLINLRFLKPLNKKVLTDAIKDKKLIVTLEDNSIKGGVGEEICSLVMENNICAKVIKLGLPDSFVEHGDVSILKKQLKLDSESVVELILEHA, from the coding sequence ATGGGGATAATAGACAATATAAAACTGCCGGACGGGATTCAAGCTTTAGGGTATGACGAATTAAAAGAGTTAGCCAAGGATGTAAGAGAGCTAATTATAGATGTAGTTTCCAAAAATGGGGGGCATCTTGCTCCAAGCCTTGGTGTGGTGGAATTAACCATTGCACTTTTAAAAGTATTCAAACCTGACTTTGACAGAATAGTCTGGGATGTGGGGCATCAATCTTATGCCTACAAAATACTAACTGACAGAAAAGATAGGTTTCACACTTTAAGGACTTATAAAGGGATAAGTGGCTTTATCAAACCTTCAGAGAGTATTTATGATACTTTTGGCGTAGGCCACACAAGTACATCTATCTCTGCAGGTCTTGGGATTAAAACTGCTTCAGACCTGTTGGGAAAGGGGCAGCGTGTAGTTGCTGTAATAGGCGATGGTGCCATGACAGCAGGGCTTGCTTTTGAAGGGCTTAACAACCTTGGCCAGCTTGACAAAAATATGATAGTAATCCTCAATGACAATGAAATGTCGATTAGCCCAAATGTCGGAGCTTTTTCAAGACATTTATCAAAGATTTTATCAGGAGATATCTATACAAAGTTTAGAAAAGATGTTCAAAAGCTTCTTGAAAATGCACCACTTGGAGGGCAGCTTCTTCACGTTGCAAAAAAAATGGAAGAAGGGCTTATAGGATTTTTCACTCCCGGAGCCATATTTGAAGAGTTAGGACTTAGATACATAGGTCCCATTGATGGACACAACATAAAAGATATAGTTTCTGCACTTAATAATGCTAAAAAGCAAGATGGTCCTGTTTTAATACACGTATCAACCAAAAAAGGGAAAGGTTACAAGCCAGCAGAAGAAAACCCAGACATATATCACGGAGTATCATCATTTAATAAGGATGATGGAAAACCTATAAAATTTGGGGCAAAAAAAACTTTTACAAATGTATTTGGTGACAAACTGGTAGACATGGCGCTTAAAAATAATAAGATTGTTGCAATTACAGCTGCTATGGCAGATGGTACAGGGCTTAAAAAATTTGCTGAAGTATTCCCCGACAGATTTTTTGATGTGGGAATAGCAGAGCAACACGCTGTAACATTTGCGGCAGGTCTTGCAATTAACGGACTTAAGCCTTACGTTGCGATATATTCTACATTTTTACAAAGAGCTTATGATCAGATTATCCACGATGTAGCTCTGCAAAACCTTCCTGTAGTATTTTGCATAGATAGAGCGGGGCTTGTGGGAGCTGACGGGCCTACACATCACGGGAGTTTTGATATTTCATATCTGAGATGCGTCCCAAATATAACCATTATGCTACCGAAAAACCTTTTTGAGCTTGAAAAGATGTTAGAGCTTTCTGAAAATATAAACTCTCCCGTTGCCATAAGATATCCACGAGGCAGCGCTGAAGATATAGACGGCTATATTGATGCTGAAGTTGAGCTTGGCTTGCCTGAAATTGTAACAAATACAGGAGAAATTGCATTAATTACTGCTGGACATACTTTCTCTGAAGGCTTTAAAGCAAAAAAATTACTAAAAGAAAAAGGTGTTGATATTTCCCTTATAAATTTAAGGTTTTTAAAACCATTAAATAAAAAAGTATTAACTGATGCAATAAAAGATAAAAAACTAATTGTAACCCTGGAAGATAACAGTATCAAAGGCGGGGTTGGTGAAGAAATATGCTCGCTCGTTATGGAAAATAATATCTGTGCGAAAGTCATAAAATTGGGGTTACCCGATAGTTTTGTTGAACATGGAGATGTCAGTATATTAAAAAAACAGCTCAAACTTGATAGTGAATCCGTTGTAGAGCTCATTTTGGAACATGCCTAA
- a CDS encoding TlyA family RNA methyltransferase: MPKTRLDKLLTERGLAESREKAQRLIMAGLVLVDNNVIDKPGSQIDETCNITLKETLKYVSRGGLKLETALKYFNLNFKGKIVIDIGASTGGFTDLCLQNGAIKVYSVDVGKNQLHEKLLKDERVINLEKTNFRYITFDAINEKADIIVSDVSFISLTNIIPSIIQFCHEKTEACLLIKPQFEAGAKFVGKNGVVRDKEVHVQVINKIIDFAKEYGLYTKGLVKSSIKGPKGNIEYLLYLKYNSKSEKEIAENEIRKVVYEEYCHCG, translated from the coding sequence ATGCCTAAAACCAGACTTGACAAACTTCTAACAGAAAGAGGCTTGGCAGAATCAAGGGAAAAAGCACAGAGATTAATTATGGCAGGGCTTGTGTTGGTAGATAATAATGTAATAGATAAGCCAGGCTCCCAAATTGATGAAACATGCAACATAACCTTGAAAGAGACATTAAAATATGTCAGTCGTGGCGGACTAAAATTAGAAACCGCTCTTAAGTATTTTAATTTAAATTTTAAAGGTAAAATTGTAATTGATATAGGGGCATCAACCGGCGGATTTACAGACTTGTGTCTACAAAACGGTGCTATTAAAGTTTACTCGGTGGATGTGGGGAAAAATCAATTGCATGAAAAACTCCTCAAAGATGAAAGAGTAATCAATCTTGAAAAAACAAATTTCAGATACATCACTTTTGACGCGATTAACGAAAAAGCAGATATAATAGTCTCAGACGTATCTTTTATTTCCCTTACAAACATTATCCCATCGATTATTCAATTCTGTCATGAGAAAACTGAAGCTTGCCTTTTAATAAAACCTCAATTTGAAGCGGGGGCAAAATTTGTAGGTAAAAACGGGGTGGTAAGGGATAAAGAAGTACATGTGCAAGTAATTAACAAGATTATAGATTTTGCAAAAGAATATGGCCTATACACCAAAGGTCTTGTAAAATCTTCAATAAAAGGTCCTAAAGGAAATATTGAATACCTTTTATATTTAAAGTATAATTCTAAAAGTGAGAAGGAAATTGCAGAAAACGAAATAAGGAAAGTAGTTTATGAAGAATATTGCCATTGTGGCTAA
- a CDS encoding NAD(+)/NADH kinase, whose product MKNIAIVAKPHTPNIKDITEKIINFLMSKNKRILLEKRAAEALCVDNYHSENEIRDSADLVIVLGGDGTLISAIRLLQEKSTPVLGINLGRLGFLTDTKIEDATSTLQEVFSGNYMIEKRMKLDVLVKNKYNTTFKAQVINDLVINKGALARIIDIDVTVDNLFMNTYRADGIIISTPTGSTAYTLAAGGPIVYPTLNSIIVTPICPHALSHRPIVLHDTSKLKLKVKDLYDKVFITCDGQEGKKMESGEEVYVEKSNSFANLIVTKHHNYFTLLKEKLGWGRPNA is encoded by the coding sequence ATGAAGAATATTGCCATTGTGGCTAAACCGCATACTCCAAACATAAAAGATATTACTGAAAAAATAATTAATTTTTTAATGAGTAAAAATAAACGTATATTACTTGAAAAAAGGGCAGCTGAAGCTTTGTGTGTAGATAATTATCACAGTGAAAATGAAATCAGGGATAGTGCAGATTTGGTAATAGTATTAGGCGGTGACGGCACTTTAATCTCTGCTATAAGGTTACTACAAGAAAAAAGTACACCTGTCTTGGGTATAAATTTGGGTAGGCTCGGTTTTTTAACCGACACAAAAATAGAAGATGCCACGTCAACCTTACAAGAGGTTTTTTCAGGAAATTACATGATTGAAAAAAGGATGAAGCTGGATGTCTTAGTAAAAAACAAATATAATACCACATTCAAAGCGCAGGTAATTAATGATTTGGTAATTAATAAAGGTGCTCTCGCCAGAATAATTGATATTGATGTAACCGTTGATAACCTTTTTATGAACACCTATAGAGCTGACGGTATAATTATTTCCACACCTACAGGCTCAACGGCTTATACCCTTGCAGCGGGAGGTCCAATCGTATACCCTACTCTAAATTCAATTATAGTAACACCTATTTGCCCGCATGCTCTCAGCCACAGACCTATAGTCCTTCATGATACAAGTAAGCTGAAATTAAAAGTGAAAGACCTTTATGATAAAGTATTTATAACATGTGATGGTCAGGAAGGGAAAAAGATGGAGTCAGGCGAAGAAGTTTATGTGGAAAAATCAAATTCATTTGCAAACCTTATTGTAACAAAACACCATAATTATTTTACACTTCTAAAAGAAAAGCTTGGTTGGGGAAGGCCTAATGCTTAA
- the recN gene encoding DNA repair protein RecN, protein MLKALSVRNLGVIEDVFIEFEKGLNIITGETGAGKSVLIGAIKLLLGDRFNKTLIRDESLPVKIEAVFENKFDFLDDEIKAEFDIESEIIVKRIIDPSGKNKISINGNIATLNQLKDIISELVDIHGQHENQKLLNPKNHLKYIDKYIKSDNLKIYKDKFSEYIHLKRKYETLKSEISDLLKNKDFLEFQIKEIEELNIRLPDDLELEDKLNYMTNIEKINENLSAALNNLKDGEINAYSLISDALKNISYTCRYLEKLKDTENRLNSVLYNLDEIASELYEYIQVDEFDPNILNELNARKYRLDNLKKKYNLELDQILDYKTKLKRQLDNIEVNEDEVQKIEKKLTELKNTLLNQGEVINKERKSAAKVICEKIEKILNELELKNTVFDFNLKILDKVDDNAFAEGEFLISTNAGFEPAGLSKIASGGEISRVMLAIKDVFAESDNVSTLIFDEIDTGISGKTAKKVAEKLKNISNYKQLIVITHLPVVAAMADRHFHISKIHDDNTTKTVVSTLDGHAQKEILAAMISGSVTEMSIKQAEELING, encoded by the coding sequence ATGCTTAAAGCACTATCTGTTAGAAATTTAGGAGTAATTGAAGACGTATTTATTGAATTTGAAAAAGGTTTAAATATTATCACAGGGGAAACAGGAGCGGGAAAATCTGTGCTTATTGGTGCAATAAAATTGCTTTTAGGGGACAGATTTAACAAAACTCTCATAAGAGATGAAAGCTTACCTGTAAAAATCGAAGCTGTATTCGAAAATAAGTTTGATTTTCTTGATGATGAAATTAAAGCTGAGTTTGACATAGAAAGTGAAATTATTGTCAAAAGGATTATTGATCCTTCAGGAAAGAATAAGATTAGTATTAATGGAAATATTGCTACCTTGAATCAACTCAAAGATATCATCTCTGAGCTTGTAGATATTCATGGACAGCATGAAAACCAAAAATTACTAAATCCAAAAAATCACTTAAAATATATAGATAAATATATTAAGTCGGATAATCTTAAGATATACAAAGATAAGTTCTCTGAATATATTCATTTGAAAAGAAAGTATGAAACATTAAAATCTGAAATATCAGATTTGTTAAAAAATAAAGACTTCTTGGAATTTCAAATCAAAGAGATAGAAGAGTTAAATATAAGGCTACCTGATGACTTGGAGCTTGAAGACAAATTAAATTATATGACAAATATTGAGAAGATAAATGAAAACTTATCAGCTGCGTTAAATAATCTGAAAGATGGAGAAATCAATGCCTATTCACTTATTTCAGATGCACTAAAGAATATTTCTTATACCTGCCGTTATCTCGAAAAGTTAAAAGATACAGAAAACAGACTTAACTCAGTACTTTATAATTTAGATGAAATTGCTTCAGAATTGTATGAATATATACAAGTTGATGAATTTGACCCTAATATTTTAAATGAGCTAAATGCAAGAAAATATAGATTAGACAACCTAAAGAAAAAATACAATCTTGAACTTGACCAAATACTTGATTATAAAACCAAACTTAAACGTCAGCTTGATAACATAGAAGTAAATGAAGATGAAGTTCAAAAAATTGAAAAAAAACTAACCGAATTAAAAAATACTCTTTTAAATCAAGGTGAAGTTATTAATAAAGAAAGAAAAAGTGCAGCTAAGGTCATATGTGAAAAAATTGAAAAGATTTTAAACGAACTCGAACTGAAAAACACAGTATTTGACTTCAATCTTAAAATTCTTGATAAAGTTGATGATAATGCTTTTGCTGAAGGTGAGTTCTTAATCTCAACAAATGCCGGCTTTGAACCAGCTGGGTTGTCTAAAATTGCCTCTGGTGGAGAAATATCAAGAGTAATGCTGGCGATAAAAGATGTATTTGCCGAATCTGACAATGTATCAACTCTAATTTTTGACGAAATAGATACCGGAATTAGCGGTAAAACGGCAAAAAAAGTTGCGGAAAAATTAAAAAATATCTCTAATTACAAACAATTAATTGTTATAACTCACCTGCCAGTAGTAGCCGCGATGGCTGATAGGCATTTCCATATTTCAAAGATACATGATGAT